The Nitriliruptor alkaliphilus DSM 45188 genome includes a region encoding these proteins:
- a CDS encoding ABC transporter permease — protein MVRWWAITWIELVRLFRDRGNIFFVLVFPLLLVVLIGASFGGEGAGASIGVVADDADPAAQRLVGALDGLDGLDTEEVGDPEQLRDLVARGGLRAGVVIPDGFGDDLARGGGAEVAYIGRPDGSGASLRAVVEGVVSGEASITDAAVAAADATGRPFTETAAVAAALADVLPPIVVSATEVAVEDGLAQEFAGLGQFDLGASSQLFLFTFLTATAGGVALIQTRQYGVARRMLSTSTPPLVVLTGVAGGRIGVALFQAAYIVAVTAVVFGVNWGDPVATTAVVLLFCLVAGGAGMLVGATLRNDSQASGVGVGLGLGLAALGGSMAPLEIFPDTIRRVAMVTPHAWANQAMAELVRRDGRLGDVLVELAVLAAFAVVILTAATVLLRRNLTR, from the coding sequence GTGGTGAGGTGGTGGGCGATCACCTGGATCGAGCTGGTGCGGCTGTTCCGCGACCGGGGCAACATCTTCTTCGTCCTGGTCTTCCCGCTGCTGTTGGTGGTCCTCATCGGCGCGAGCTTCGGCGGCGAGGGTGCGGGCGCCAGCATCGGCGTCGTGGCGGACGACGCCGACCCTGCGGCCCAGCGGCTGGTCGGTGCGTTGGACGGTCTCGACGGTCTCGACACCGAGGAGGTCGGGGACCCCGAGCAGCTGCGTGACCTGGTGGCCCGCGGTGGCCTGCGCGCCGGGGTCGTGATCCCGGACGGTTTCGGGGACGACCTGGCCCGCGGTGGAGGCGCGGAGGTCGCTTACATCGGACGTCCCGACGGCAGCGGCGCGTCCCTGCGCGCCGTGGTCGAAGGTGTCGTCAGCGGGGAAGCTTCCATCACCGATGCCGCGGTCGCGGCGGCCGACGCGACGGGGCGGCCGTTCACCGAGACCGCAGCCGTCGCTGCCGCTCTCGCCGACGTTCTGCCGCCGATCGTGGTGTCGGCGACGGAGGTGGCGGTCGAGGACGGGCTCGCGCAGGAGTTCGCCGGTCTCGGCCAGTTCGACCTCGGCGCGTCGAGCCAGCTGTTCCTCTTCACGTTCCTGACGGCCACCGCTGGCGGGGTGGCGCTGATCCAGACCCGGCAGTACGGGGTGGCGCGGCGGATGCTGTCGACCTCCACACCGCCGCTGGTGGTGCTGACGGGGGTGGCAGGTGGGCGTATCGGCGTGGCGTTGTTCCAGGCGGCATACATCGTGGCGGTCACCGCCGTCGTCTTCGGGGTGAACTGGGGCGATCCGGTCGCCACCACCGCCGTGGTCCTGCTCTTCTGCCTCGTCGCCGGCGGTGCCGGGATGCTCGTCGGGGCGACGCTGCGCAACGACAGCCAGGCGAGCGGGGTCGGGGTCGGGCTCGGGCTCGGGCTCGCGGCGCTCGGTGGTTCCATGGCGCCGCTCGAGATCTTCCCGGACACGATCCGGCGGGTCGCGATGGTCACCCCCCACGCGTGGGCGAACCAGGCGATGGCCGAACTGGTGCGTCGTGACGGGCGGCTCGGCGACGTCCTCGTCGAACTCGCGGTGCTCGCGGCCTTCGCCGTGGTGATCCTGACGGCCGCGACCGTGCTGCTGCGCCGCAACCTGACCCGCTGA
- a CDS encoding ABC transporter permease, with product MGSALLILGKDLRLRVRDRSVFLFAFVVPIGLTFLFSMMFPDVDELSVTAAVIDHDGGPIAVAFTDQVLPAVVDAGVLTLEPATDTADAEAALREGDLDAAWVIPEGFSDAVTSGRGGQLEVLVSPEAVLAGEVARGVASSFTTRLEASALAVATTQTVGGSDLDPASIAAQVAEGEPSVALASLVAEDRQLDMPSYLAAGMAAFFVFFTVQYGVTGLLEERQLGTLPRLLAAPIPVWAVQVGKAAGAALLGLVSMAVLAVSSSLLLGADWGPPIGVAVLIVAIVAAAVGLMSLVATFARTGEQAGNYQSIVAIVLGMLGGVFVPLPATSGLLQLAASASPHGWFLRGITEQVASGAWTDALPAAGAIALFGLVAAVPAIWRLRRSATW from the coding sequence GTGGGTTCGGCGTTGCTCATCCTCGGCAAGGACCTGCGGCTACGCGTCCGCGACCGCAGCGTGTTCCTGTTCGCCTTCGTCGTCCCCATCGGGCTGACGTTCCTGTTCTCGATGATGTTCCCCGACGTCGACGAGCTCTCGGTCACGGCCGCCGTCATCGATCACGACGGTGGCCCGATCGCGGTGGCGTTCACCGATCAGGTGCTCCCGGCGGTGGTGGACGCTGGTGTCCTGACGCTCGAACCCGCGACCGACACCGCCGACGCGGAGGCGGCCCTGCGCGAGGGCGACCTGGACGCCGCGTGGGTCATCCCCGAGGGCTTCAGCGACGCGGTGACGTCCGGTCGGGGCGGGCAGCTCGAGGTCCTGGTGTCACCCGAGGCGGTGCTGGCCGGCGAGGTCGCACGCGGCGTCGCGTCCAGCTTCACCACGCGACTCGAGGCGTCGGCGCTCGCGGTCGCCACCACGCAGACGGTGGGTGGCAGCGACCTCGATCCGGCGTCGATCGCGGCGCAGGTGGCGGAAGGGGAGCCCTCGGTCGCCCTGGCCTCGCTGGTCGCCGAGGACCGTCAGCTCGACATGCCGAGCTACCTGGCGGCGGGGATGGCCGCGTTCTTCGTGTTCTTCACCGTGCAGTACGGGGTGACCGGACTGCTCGAGGAGCGGCAGCTCGGGACCCTGCCGCGTCTGCTCGCGGCACCGATCCCGGTGTGGGCCGTGCAGGTGGGCAAGGCCGCCGGTGCGGCGCTGCTCGGGCTGGTCTCCATGGCGGTGCTGGCGGTCTCCTCGTCGTTGCTGCTCGGCGCGGACTGGGGGCCGCCGATCGGCGTCGCGGTCCTCATCGTGGCGATCGTGGCCGCCGCCGTCGGGTTGATGTCGCTGGTCGCCACGTTCGCCAGGACCGGCGAGCAGGCGGGCAACTACCAGTCGATCGTGGCCATCGTCCTCGGCATGCTCGGCGGGGTGTTCGTCCCGCTGCCGGCCACCTCCGGCCTCCTCCAGCTCGCCGCATCGGCGTCGCCGCACGGCTGGTTCCTGCGGGGCATCACCGAGCAGGTCGCGTCGGGGGCCTGGACCGACGCCCTCCCGGCGGCAGGTGCGATCGCCCTGTTCGGACTCGTCGCGGCCGTCCCGGCGATCTGGCGTCTGCGGAGGTCGGCGACGTGGTGA
- a CDS encoding ABC transporter ATP-binding protein, which yields MSVLTCAGLAKAYGDLTAVDEVSFEVAEGETYGLLGPNGAGKTTTISMIAGLLRPDRGEVEVLGRRLTPRTASVKASIGLVPQDLAIYPDLTARENLRFFGRLHGLRGDRLRARTEQVLEVTGLTDRADDRADEFSGGMKRRLNIGIGLLHEPKLLILDEPTVGVDPQSRNAILESVEQLSTEGMAVLYTTHYMEEAERLCDRLAIIDQGRIVGEGTRRQLTSEVGELDRVRLEVAGDVAAAAAACAALDRVSSADVDDHAVVCLLDGAAAGLPALLAAVGEVGATVTGVEVREPDLEDVFLHLTGRALRD from the coding sequence GTGAGCGTCCTGACCTGCGCAGGGCTGGCGAAGGCCTACGGCGACCTGACCGCGGTCGACGAGGTGTCCTTCGAGGTCGCCGAGGGCGAGACCTACGGTCTGCTCGGACCGAACGGCGCCGGGAAGACCACGACGATCTCGATGATCGCCGGGCTCCTGCGGCCCGACCGCGGCGAGGTCGAGGTGCTCGGTCGACGCCTGACGCCACGTACCGCGTCGGTGAAGGCTTCGATCGGACTGGTCCCACAGGACCTGGCCATCTACCCGGATCTGACCGCACGCGAGAACCTACGGTTCTTCGGGCGGCTCCACGGCCTCCGTGGCGATCGGCTGCGTGCCCGGACCGAGCAGGTGCTGGAGGTCACCGGCCTGACCGACCGGGCCGACGACCGGGCCGACGAGTTCTCCGGCGGGATGAAGCGCCGGCTCAACATCGGCATCGGGCTGCTCCACGAGCCGAAGCTGCTCATCCTCGACGAACCGACGGTGGGCGTCGACCCGCAGTCGCGCAACGCCATCCTCGAGTCGGTGGAGCAGCTGTCCACCGAGGGCATGGCCGTGCTCTACACGACCCACTACATGGAGGAGGCAGAACGGCTCTGCGACCGACTGGCCATCATCGACCAGGGACGGATCGTGGGGGAGGGCACCCGCCGTCAGCTGACCAGCGAGGTCGGCGAACTCGACCGCGTCCGCCTCGAGGTGGCCGGCGACGTGGCGGCGGCTGCCGCAGCATGCGCGGCCCTGGACCGGGTCAGCAGCGCCGACGTGGACGACCACGCGGTGGTCTGCCTGCTCGACGGTGCAGCTGCAGGTCTGCCCGCCCTGCTCGCTGCGGTGGGCGAGGTCGGCGCGACGGTCACCGGCGTCGAGGTCCGCGAACCGGACCTCGAGGACGTCTTCCTGCACCTCACCGGCCGAGCGTTGAGGGACTGA